From Bacteroidales bacterium, one genomic window encodes:
- the proS gene encoding proline--tRNA ligase has protein sequence MAKQITSRSENYSQWYNDLVVKADLAENSAVRGCMVIKPYGYAIWEKMQANMDKMFKDTGHQNAYFPLFIPKSFLSKEAEHVAGFAKECAVVTHHRLMANPDGPGVVVDPTAKLEEELVVRPTSETIIWSTYKNWINSWRDLPILVNQWANVVRWEMRTRLFLRTAEFLWQEGHTAHATKEEAIAEATKMVHVYADFARNIMAMPVVVGHKSESERFAGALDTLCIEAMMQDGKALQAGTSHFLGQNFAKAFDVKYANKEGQLEYVWATSWGSSTRLMGALVMTHGDDNGLVLPPKLAPIQVVMVPIFNNEEQLQKVLAKMNELKEQLVKLGISVKIDDRDNVRSGFKFSEWELKGVPVRIAIGPRDLENGTVEVARRDTLTKESMSAEGVVERVKNLMDEIQQNIYNKALAYRESKIYKVDTWDEFKTQIEKGGFLLCHWDGTKETEAKIQEETKATIRCIPIDSYVMKEEGKCVYSGKPSHQRVIFARAY, from the coding sequence ATGGCAAAACAGATAACATCTAGAAGCGAGAATTATTCCCAATGGTACAATGACCTTGTTGTAAAGGCAGATTTAGCTGAAAATTCAGCAGTTAGAGGGTGTATGGTTATAAAACCGTATGGGTACGCCATCTGGGAGAAGATGCAGGCAAACATGGACAAGATGTTCAAGGATACAGGGCACCAGAACGCGTATTTTCCTCTTTTTATTCCAAAATCTTTCTTAAGCAAGGAGGCCGAGCATGTGGCCGGCTTTGCAAAAGAGTGCGCTGTGGTAACTCATCACAGGCTAATGGCTAATCCTGACGGTCCGGGAGTTGTTGTAGACCCTACGGCAAAGCTGGAAGAGGAATTGGTTGTCAGACCAACTTCAGAGACAATCATTTGGAGCACTTATAAGAATTGGATAAACTCATGGAGAGACCTTCCTATCCTTGTTAATCAGTGGGCAAATGTTGTGAGATGGGAGATGAGAACAAGGCTGTTCCTGCGCACCGCAGAGTTCTTGTGGCAAGAGGGGCACACAGCCCACGCAACCAAGGAAGAAGCTATCGCTGAGGCAACTAAAATGGTTCATGTATATGCGGATTTTGCAAGAAATATTATGGCTATGCCGGTTGTCGTTGGGCATAAGTCTGAGAGCGAGAGATTTGCAGGAGCGCTTGATACGTTGTGCATAGAGGCAATGATGCAGGACGGCAAGGCATTGCAGGCGGGTACTTCCCATTTTCTTGGTCAGAATTTTGCAAAGGCTTTTGACGTAAAATACGCTAATAAAGAGGGGCAGCTGGAGTACGTATGGGCCACATCCTGGGGCTCTTCCACGCGCCTTATGGGTGCGCTTGTGATGACTCACGGAGATGACAACGGATTGGTATTGCCTCCTAAATTGGCTCCAATACAAGTAGTTATGGTTCCAATCTTCAATAATGAGGAGCAGCTGCAGAAGGTGCTTGCAAAGATGAATGAACTAAAAGAGCAACTTGTAAAACTTGGAATCAGCGTAAAAATTGATGACAGGGACAATGTCCGCAGCGGCTTTAAATTCTCCGAGTGGGAGCTAAAGGGTGTTCCGGTAAGGATCGCGATAGGTCCTAGGGATTTGGAGAACGGCACCGTAGAGGTCGCGCGCAGAGACACTCTTACAAAGGAGAGCATGTCTGCGGAAGGTGTGGTAGAGAGAGTTAAAAATCTTATGGATGAAATCCAGCAGAATATTTACAATAAAGCGCTGGCTTATAGAGAGAGTAAAATTTATAAGGTGGATACTTGGGATGAATTTAAGACTCAGATAGAGAAGGGAGGATTTCTTCTTTGCCACTGGGACGGAACAAAAGAGACTGAGGCCAAGATTCAGGAGGAAACTAAGGCAACTATCAGGTGCATCCCGATAGATTCTTATGTTATGAAAGAGGAGGGCAAGTGCGTTTATAGCGGCAAGCCATCCCATCAAAGAGTAATTTTTGCAAGAGCTTACTAG
- a CDS encoding DUF3078 domain-containing protein: MLIALIPFSLSAQNKTKGKKTDKPGGVKVDFFGDTIKRKDTIKFVPSGLNKEQEMCRVIGAKYPVPVINYEPVAPPKFWTTGVLDEIGFSQVSLTNWAAGGTGSLALNAYVNAMANYEKGKMYWENRLQMEYGFVKSFDLGYRKSNDKIILDTKWGYQAYKKLYFSANVNFRSQFSPGFEYNSSNVGKKVSKFLAPAYLTFGIGMDYKPGAGKVFSLNFSPITASVVIVNADSTIRVKYGNDYDKMLKWELGAQLKATLQKELLKDFKVGTQLTLFSDYMGKPQNIKVYWDVQLDYAFNKYLKASLRTNLIYDDNILIANKDGYQCPRVQFKEVFSLNFSYTIGSFKK; this comes from the coding sequence TTGCTCATTGCTCTAATTCCGTTCTCCCTATCTGCTCAGAACAAAACAAAGGGGAAAAAGACCGATAAGCCGGGCGGAGTTAAGGTGGACTTTTTTGGCGATACAATCAAGAGGAAAGACACAATCAAATTTGTTCCAAGCGGCCTTAACAAGGAGCAGGAAATGTGCAGAGTTATTGGCGCAAAGTATCCTGTTCCTGTTATAAATTATGAACCGGTTGCTCCTCCAAAATTCTGGACTACAGGCGTTTTGGATGAGATTGGATTTTCGCAGGTTTCTCTTACCAATTGGGCTGCCGGAGGTACCGGTTCGCTTGCCCTGAATGCTTATGTCAATGCAATGGCAAACTATGAGAAAGGCAAGATGTATTGGGAGAACAGACTGCAAATGGAGTATGGCTTTGTAAAATCTTTTGATCTTGGTTACAGAAAATCTAATGATAAAATTATTCTAGATACAAAGTGGGGATATCAGGCATACAAGAAGTTATATTTCTCTGCAAATGTGAACTTCAGGTCCCAGTTCAGTCCCGGCTTTGAGTATAATTCTTCAAATGTTGGTAAGAAAGTTTCCAAGTTTCTTGCGCCGGCTTATCTTACATTTGGTATAGGTATGGATTACAAGCCGGGAGCGGGCAAGGTGTTTTCTTTGAACTTCTCTCCAATAACTGCAAGTGTTGTAATTGTCAACGCAGACAGCACGATACGTGTAAAGTACGGCAATGATTATGACAAGATGTTAAAGTGGGAGCTTGGAGCTCAGCTTAAGGCAACTTTGCAGAAAGAACTTCTTAAAGATTTTAAAGTTGGAACGCAGCTTACCCTTTTCTCTGATTATATGGGCAAACCGCAGAATATCAAGGTTTACTGGGATGTGCAGCTGGACTACGCATTTAACAAGTATTTGAAGGCATCTTTGAGGACAAACTTGATATATGATGATAACATTCTAATAGCCAATAAAGATGGATATCAGTGTCCAAGGGTACAGTTCAAAGAGGTCTTCAGCCTCAACTTTTCATACACAATTGGCTCATTTAAAAAATAA